The DNA window ACACCGCCCGCATGCAGGTCCGCAAGGTAACGCCGCTGGTGAAAAAAGAGATCGTCAGCAACTACGAACTGGAAGCAGCAGAACTGGCAGTGCAGGCCCGCGAAGCCGAGCTGGCCCAGGCCAGAGCCAGTCTTCAGAATGCCCGCGTCAACCTGGGATATACTACCATCTACAGTCCTGCTGACGGCGTGATTGGCTCCCTGCCTTACAAAATCGGCAGTCTGGTGGCCAGCAACAGCGAACAGCCCCTGACCATTCTCTCCGATATCTCTAACGTACACGTATACTTCTCTTTTACAGAAAAGCAGTTTCTCGACCTGGCCGGCAACGATGCCAGCGCCTCGCTGGAAACACAACTTAAAAAACTGCCGCCTGTACAGTTGATACTCGCTAACGGTAACGCCTATCCGGAAAAAGGACAGGTGGAAGCTACCGGTGGCCAGATCAACACCGGCACCGGCGCCATCAGCATGCGCGCTACATTTCCCAACAAGGCAGGCCTCATCCGCAGCGGCAGCAGCGCTGTGGTCCGTATCTCCCAACCGGTAGCCGATGCCATCGTAGTGCCCGCTAAAGCCACTTACGAAATGCAAGGCAAAAAATTTGTCTTCACCGTGGATGCCGCCGGCACTGCCCATGTCCGAGAAATACAGGTAGGTGAACAGTCTTCCGGCAACGACTATATCGTCAGCAGCGGCCTCCGCTCCGGCGATAAAATCGTCACCGAAGGAATCGGCTCCCTGAAAGACGGTACTAAAATAAAACCAGTGGCAGCACCCACTACTACCGCCGCCAGATAAGGATTTGTCTGCAGAACATGTTATTCCGGTATCGGTATATCCCCGGTGCCATAGCTACTGCTTTGTCTTTTTAAAAATGATTGTATGCTGAAAAAATTTATCGATAACCCGGTATTGTCTACTGTCATCTCCATTATCATTGTGATACTGGGGTTGCTGGGACTGCTCTCTTTGCCCATCTCACAATATCCGGAAATAGCCCCGCCCACGGTGGAAGTAACCGCCGCCTACCAGGGGGCCAACGCTGACGTAGTCATGAAAAGCGTCATCATCCCGCTGGAAGAACAGATCAACGGGGTGGAGCACATGACCTATATGACGTCAAAAGCGAGCAACGACGGCACGGCCGTGATCACGGTCAATTTTAAACAGGGCACCGATCCCGACCTGGCCGCTGTTAACGTACAAAACAGGGTGGCCAAAGCCACTGGCCTCATGCCGGCGGAGGTGATCAAAACCGGTATCACCACCACCAAAAAACTCAATAGTGAAGTGTTTGGTTTCCTGTTGTACAGTGAAAACAAATCCTATGACGAGAACTTCCTCGATAACTACATGCGCATCAACATTATCCCCGAACTGAAAAGAATACCTGGTGTAGGAGATGTGCAGACATGGAGTGATCGGGCCTATTCTATGCGCATCTGGCTTCGCCCCGATGTAATGGCTTCCTATGGCCTGGTGCCAGACGATGTGATCGCCGCTCTCGCAGAACAGAACATAGAAGCAGCCCCCGGCAAACTGGGCGAAAACAGTAAAAAAGCATTTCAGTACATCCTGAAGTATACCGGCCGCCTCGAAAAGCCCGAACAGTTTGAAGATATCGTCATCCGCGCTACCGGCAATGGTCAGCTGCTGCGCCTCAAAGATGTGGCAGAAGTAGAACTGGGTGCTTTTAACTATACCATGAGTCTTAATGCACAGGGGTATCCTGGTTCCGGTGGCGGTGTTAGTCAGACGGCCGGTTCCAATGCACATGAAGTGGTAAAGGAAGTGGAAAGAGTATTCGAAAAAGCCAAAGCCAATTTCCCGCCGGGCGTGAAGATGGCCGTTTTCATCAACGTGAACAATTTCCTCGACGCCTCTATCGCCAAACTGATACAAACCATTTTTGAAGCTTTTATCCTGGTGTTCATCGTAGTATTCATCTTCCTGCAGGATTTCCGTTCTACACTCATCCCCGCTATCGCTGTACCAGTGGCTATTATCGGTACCTTCTTCTTCCTGAAGATATTCGGGTTTACACTGAATCTGCTCACGCTTTTTGCGCTGGTGCTGGCCATCGGTATTGTGGTGGATGATGCCATCGTAGTAGTGGAAGCGGTACATGCCAAACTGGACCAGGGCGCCAGGTCCGCCAGGAAAGCAACGATGCACGCGATGAGCGAAATCAGCACAGCCATTGTTTCTATCACCCTCATTATGTCGGCGGTGTTTGTGCCGGTAACCTTCATCACTGGTTCTGCAGGGGTGTTTTATAAACAGTTTGGTCTCACACTGGCAGTGGCTATCATCATCTCCGCAGTCAATGCACTGACGCTCAGTCCAGCACTCTGCGCCATCCTGCTCAAACCACATGATCCCGCAGCACATGCTAAAAAGACCCTGCTGCAGCGGTTTTATACTGCTTTTAATGCTGGATTTGCTGCTGTAACGGGAAGGTATATACGTATTGTAAAATTCCTGATAGCCCGAAAATGGCTGGCACTGGGCGCTATCGCCGTGTTTGCCGGTATTCTGGTGTTTTTCCTGAAAACAACACCTACCGGTTTTGTACCCAACGAAGACTCCGGCGCCATCTATGGGGATATCATCCTGCCACCCGCTTCTACCATGGATCAGACATTGAAGGTCCTGGATCAGATAGACAGCATCTCCCGTGCAATGCCTGAAGTGGCCGTTACCTCCGGCGTGACTGGTATGAACCTCATCAGCGGTACCGGCGGCTCCTATGGTGCCATGTTCATCGCCCTCAAACCATGGAAGGAAAGGACAGGGCCAGGCCAGGACATCAACAGCCTGGTAGCAAAACTGTTCCAGCAAACAGCCTCCATTAAGGGAGCCAACATCATCTTCTTTGCAGCACCTACGCTGCAGGGTTTTGGTAACAACAGCGGCTTTGAAATGCAGCTCCTCGACAAAACAGGCGGTAGTTATAAAGACTTCGGCGCAACAGTAAACAAGTTCATGGAGCAACTGAACAAACGCCCGGAAATCATGTACGCCGCTACACCTTTTAATACCAATCTGCCACAATATGAAGTGAAGGTAGATGTGGCCCGCTGTAAGGAAGCCGGTGTAGAGGTCAACAGCCTGCTCCGCACCATGCAGGGATACCTGGGTGGTATCTACGCATCAGACTTTAACCGCTTTGGCAAACAATACAAGGTGTTGTTACAGTCCAATCCCAACTTCCGCGCGGAAGAAACAGATCTGAATAAAATCTTCGTCCGCAATAACAAAGGAGCAATGGCGCCGGTATCTGCTTTCCTCACCCTGCAAAAAACCAGTGGTCCGGAATTCATCAACCGCTTTAATCTGTATACTTCCGCTGCCGTATCAGGAGCGCCCAACAAGGGTTATAGCTCCGGCGATGCTATCAGGGCTATTAAAGAAGTAGCTGCAGCCACGTTGCCACGCGGTACAGACTTCGACTTCAGTGCCCTGACAAGGGAAGAGATCTCCAGTGGTAGCCAGACCATGCTCATTTTTGCTTTGTGTCTGTTGTTTGTTTATTTCCTGCTGAGTGCTCAATATAAAAGTTATATCCTGCCTTTTGCAGTACTGCTGTCATTGCCGATAGGGCTGGCAGGCGCTTTCCTGTTTGCCCGCCTGGCAGGCCTCGACAATAATATCTTCCTGCAGATCAGTCTCATTATGCTGATAGGGTTGCTGGCCAAGAACGCCATCCTGATAGTGGAGTTTTCTGTGCAACGGCGTAACAGCGGGTTAAGCCTGGTAAGGGCAGCGATCTCCGGTGCAGCCGCGCGTTTGAGGCCTATCCTGATGACATCTTTTGCTTTCATCTTCGGCTTGTTGCCGCTGATGCTGGCATCCGGTGTAGGTGCGCTGAGTAATCGCTCCATCGGCACCGCAGCCGTAGGTGGCATGTTGATCGGTACCGTGTTCGGTGTATTTGTGATACCTGCACTCTTTGTCCTGTTCCAGGCTTTGCAGGAACGGATCAGCGGTAAAACACCCAGAGAGAAAGAAGCGGAAGAACTGCTGGAAGAAATGGCGATGTAATTTTTCTGATTTTAAAAGTAACAACGATGAACAACAAATATACCTGGCTGGTGGCAATTGTACTGCTGACAGCTGCCTGCAAGGTCACTGAGCGCTACCAACGGCCGGAACTCCCTGCTGCAGCGCAGTACCGCGATCATGCCGGTACGGATACCAACACGATTGCAGCCAAACCCTGGCAGGAATTTTTTACGGATACACTATTGCAACAACTAATTGCACGAGGTATCCGTGAAAACCTGGACCTCAAAATGGCCATGCAGCGTATTGTGGCGGCACAGGCAGCCCTGAAACAGAGTAAGCTGGCCTTTCTTCCGGATGTTAATGCAAATGCTTCTGTTAAACAGTCCAGGCTGGCCTTCCCGCAAGGGTATGGTCTGGTAAATAATGCTACACAGTATGATGTGGGTGTCACTGCCAGCTGGGAAGCGGATATATGGGGTAAACTACGTAGCAGCAAAAGAGCCGCACAGGCAGCGTTATTAAACACTGTGGCTGCACAGCAGGCCATACAAAGCAGTCTGGTGGCTGATATCGCCAGTACGTATTATACACTGCTGGCACTGGACCAGCAACTGCTGGTATTACAGCAAACGCTGGATAACAGAAAAGAAGATGTGAGCAGTATGCGCGATCTGAAAGCCTCCGGTGTGGTAAACGGTGCTGCAGTAGTACAAAGTGAAGCCAACCAGTACGCCGCTGCCGTAGCCATTCCTGATGTAAAACGACAGATCAGAGAAACAGAAAATGCGTTATCCATACTCCTGGCATTACCGCCAGGACCCGTGGTCCGCAGCGTGATGTCGGCCCAGCAGTTGCCGCAGGACCTGTCTACCGGCGTGCCCGCTCAACTGCTGCAATACCGGCCCGATGTGAAAGCCGCGGAATATGCTTTCCGTCAGGCTTTTGAAAATACCAATATTGCCCGCACGGCCTTTTATCCTTCCCTCAGCATCACTGCTGCCGGTGGTTTCTCCAGTTTCGACTTCAGTCAGTGGTTCACCAACAGCGGCCTGTTTGGTAATATCATCGGCGGACTCACACAGCCTGTTTTTAACAAAGGTCTTAACAAAGCCCGGCTGGCCACCGCCACCGCCAGACAGCAGGAGGCATTATATAACTTCAGTAAAACTATGCTGACAGCAGGGAAGGAAGTATCAGATGCCCTTTATTCGCTGGCATCTGCTTCAGAAAAAAAGGAAAGTCGTGAAAAACAGCTGGCATCACTGGAGAAAGCAGTAGACTTCACCAAAGAACTGTTGCGTTACAGCTCTGCTACCAACTATACAGATGTGTTAACCTCTGAACAGAATTTATTAAGCGCACAGATGGGCGGTATTAATGATCAGCTGCAGCAATGGCTGGCGGTGATTGCATTGTATCGTTCCCTTGGCAACGGTGATTAATACTGATTTTACTGATGTTCCTGATGAGCGAAGACAAAAGCGAAGATCAACAAGAAGATGATAAGACCAACAGCCAGGCATTTTTAAGTAAACAGGTTTTGCAAGTCTTCGCTTTAATCTTCGCTCATAAGGAACATCAGTAAAATCAGTATTAATCACAGTTTCAGGAATTAATCACAGTTATGAGTTGAGTATAATATTCAGCCAGTGGACCTTTCTTTTTGGCCAGTGCGGCGATTTTGTCTTTAGCTCCCCAAATAAACCAACACAGATGTTCTACCTCATAACCTTCCAGGGAAGCTGTGTTTTCCAGCAGTAGTGCCATGTTTTCGGCTGTTTCAAAGGCTTTCAGCTCTTTAATGGGTTTGATGTTGTCTGATGCGCATTGCAGTAAGTCCAGGAGAGTAGGGATGGTGCCTGGATGTACGCCATACTGCTGTACAAACTTCAGGAGGAAATGGTTTTGAACAGACTGGTGTTCATCGTCTACCTGTTTGAGGTACTCGCGCAAGAGCGGGAAGTAACTGTCACTGGCCAGTGCCAGGCCAAATATGGCGTAGGTACCAGGACAGCAGCATTGTTCTGCTTCCACATCATTGTACCATTCAAATTCGTGACGGATAGCCAGTCTGACATATTGCTCCAGTAGCGGGTACAGTCCGGGGTATTGCAGGGCATTGGCAAAGAAGCGCTGGGTAGATGACTTGCCCAGTCCTTTGATAGGAAGAACTTCTTTGTTTTTGGATTTGCATTTTATTTCGTAGCTGGGCGGGAAGTCTTTTTCCAGCAGGTTGCAGATGAACGTAATAGCCTTGCCATAAGATTCTTCTGTTTCATTTTTAAATGCAATGCTGAAAGTGGTAAATACATCGTTGGCGGTACAGGTAAGGTCAGCATCGCTGTATTGCATATCCTCCTTGCTGAAGGTGCCGCTGCCGGTTTTCAGGATGTTGCCGGCCTGTTTGCTGCCCAGCTCTTTGGCTTTTTCGATGAAGCCCACCCCGTTAGGCCTGCTGTAATTGGGTTCATACCGAACGATGCTGATACCTGCATAGGTTAGCAGGTCGAGCTGTGATTCGGAAGGCACCGGCCGCTGACCGGGATCTATTAAGGTATATACCGGGCCTGCCCAGCCGTTGCTGGCAACGTTATAATACACCGGCAGAAAATGTTCTTCTACCCAGCATCTGAGCGCATAGGTGATATAATGCTGATGCGTACGTTGTAAATCTTTATTGCTTTTGTTGAGCTCACGTATCTTTTCAAAAATAGCTTTGATGGCTGGCACGTCTGGCTCCGGGTATAAGGCCGGAGAAAGCAGATGCTGTGCCAGGAAGGTAGTGTCCAGATCTTTGGTGGGATGCTGTCCTTCTTTTATTTTTTGGGTGAGATAAAGATCTATTTGTTTTAATAAGGCTGTTTTTTTGACTTCGCTGGTTGTTTTCAGTGCGGTCAGTCTAAGGAATTTTTCGTCGATCCTGAATTTGGCGAATACTTCAAACTTGAAGTCCAGCAAGGGATTGTTATCGTAAGTGCGATACAGTTGTTCCAGCTGTTGCTGCAGGAGCGGCATCAATTGCGCCACATCTTCGGCGGTGAGCGGAGCATCCGGGAAATCGGTTCCTTCGTATTTCAGGTCGGGCCGGCTATCTCCTTTATCAATAAAACAATGCACGGCTCCTTTGTAATAAAAAAAACGTACATAATTGTATATGCCGGATTGCAGGGTAGAGCGGCGGGTGATATTGACAGCGTCGGTTCTCTCGTCCATCTTCTGCAGCAGTTGGCCTACGGCAGTGGTAATATCGTTGACAATCGTCTGGTGGCGGTTTTCCATGCGGGTTAAATTGAATGAAACTTTTTTATCGGCAGCAAATTAGGAAAAATACCAGTCATTCTGTGGAGTAGGAATGATTATATGATATTTATCAGGACGACGTGAAAGTGAACAGACTACCTTTGTATATATAAATGTTTGTTATGTTACTACCTATAGTTATTAATACCTGTGT is part of the Chitinophaga flava genome and encodes:
- a CDS encoding efflux RND transporter periplasmic adaptor subunit; this translates as MQTLSHKTVAIAVLSILTACGNNKPAADYASEPQPFQVVTLQPAAATLNTDYPATVRGQQNIEIRPKVDGYVAQILVDEGATVKKGQLLFKINAPQYEQEVLTAQAAIKSAEAAVNTARMQVRKVTPLVKKEIVSNYELEAAELAVQAREAELAQARASLQNARVNLGYTTIYSPADGVIGSLPYKIGSLVASNSEQPLTILSDISNVHVYFSFTEKQFLDLAGNDASASLETQLKKLPPVQLILANGNAYPEKGQVEATGGQINTGTGAISMRATFPNKAGLIRSGSSAVVRISQPVADAIVVPAKATYEMQGKKFVFTVDAAGTAHVREIQVGEQSSGNDYIVSSGLRSGDKIVTEGIGSLKDGTKIKPVAAPTTTAAR
- a CDS encoding efflux RND transporter permease subunit, encoding MLKKFIDNPVLSTVISIIIVILGLLGLLSLPISQYPEIAPPTVEVTAAYQGANADVVMKSVIIPLEEQINGVEHMTYMTSKASNDGTAVITVNFKQGTDPDLAAVNVQNRVAKATGLMPAEVIKTGITTTKKLNSEVFGFLLYSENKSYDENFLDNYMRINIIPELKRIPGVGDVQTWSDRAYSMRIWLRPDVMASYGLVPDDVIAALAEQNIEAAPGKLGENSKKAFQYILKYTGRLEKPEQFEDIVIRATGNGQLLRLKDVAEVELGAFNYTMSLNAQGYPGSGGGVSQTAGSNAHEVVKEVERVFEKAKANFPPGVKMAVFINVNNFLDASIAKLIQTIFEAFILVFIVVFIFLQDFRSTLIPAIAVPVAIIGTFFFLKIFGFTLNLLTLFALVLAIGIVVDDAIVVVEAVHAKLDQGARSARKATMHAMSEISTAIVSITLIMSAVFVPVTFITGSAGVFYKQFGLTLAVAIIISAVNALTLSPALCAILLKPHDPAAHAKKTLLQRFYTAFNAGFAAVTGRYIRIVKFLIARKWLALGAIAVFAGILVFFLKTTPTGFVPNEDSGAIYGDIILPPASTMDQTLKVLDQIDSISRAMPEVAVTSGVTGMNLISGTGGSYGAMFIALKPWKERTGPGQDINSLVAKLFQQTASIKGANIIFFAAPTLQGFGNNSGFEMQLLDKTGGSYKDFGATVNKFMEQLNKRPEIMYAATPFNTNLPQYEVKVDVARCKEAGVEVNSLLRTMQGYLGGIYASDFNRFGKQYKVLLQSNPNFRAEETDLNKIFVRNNKGAMAPVSAFLTLQKTSGPEFINRFNLYTSAAVSGAPNKGYSSGDAIRAIKEVAAATLPRGTDFDFSALTREEISSGSQTMLIFALCLLFVYFLLSAQYKSYILPFAVLLSLPIGLAGAFLFARLAGLDNNIFLQISLIMLIGLLAKNAILIVEFSVQRRNSGLSLVRAAISGAAARLRPILMTSFAFIFGLLPLMLASGVGALSNRSIGTAAVGGMLIGTVFGVFVIPALFVLFQALQERISGKTPREKEAEELLEEMAM
- a CDS encoding efflux transporter outer membrane subunit, which gives rise to MNNKYTWLVAIVLLTAACKVTERYQRPELPAAAQYRDHAGTDTNTIAAKPWQEFFTDTLLQQLIARGIRENLDLKMAMQRIVAAQAALKQSKLAFLPDVNANASVKQSRLAFPQGYGLVNNATQYDVGVTASWEADIWGKLRSSKRAAQAALLNTVAAQQAIQSSLVADIASTYYTLLALDQQLLVLQQTLDNRKEDVSSMRDLKASGVVNGAAVVQSEANQYAAAVAIPDVKRQIRETENALSILLALPPGPVVRSVMSAQQLPQDLSTGVPAQLLQYRPDVKAAEYAFRQAFENTNIARTAFYPSLSITAAGGFSSFDFSQWFTNSGLFGNIIGGLTQPVFNKGLNKARLATATARQQEALYNFSKTMLTAGKEVSDALYSLASASEKKESREKQLASLEKAVDFTKELLRYSSATNYTDVLTSEQNLLSAQMGGINDQLQQWLAVIALYRSLGNGD
- a CDS encoding DUF6138 family protein; amino-acid sequence: MENRHQTIVNDITTAVGQLLQKMDERTDAVNITRRSTLQSGIYNYVRFFYYKGAVHCFIDKGDSRPDLKYEGTDFPDAPLTAEDVAQLMPLLQQQLEQLYRTYDNNPLLDFKFEVFAKFRIDEKFLRLTALKTTSEVKKTALLKQIDLYLTQKIKEGQHPTKDLDTTFLAQHLLSPALYPEPDVPAIKAIFEKIRELNKSNKDLQRTHQHYITYALRCWVEEHFLPVYYNVASNGWAGPVYTLIDPGQRPVPSESQLDLLTYAGISIVRYEPNYSRPNGVGFIEKAKELGSKQAGNILKTGSGTFSKEDMQYSDADLTCTANDVFTTFSIAFKNETEESYGKAITFICNLLEKDFPPSYEIKCKSKNKEVLPIKGLGKSSTQRFFANALQYPGLYPLLEQYVRLAIRHEFEWYNDVEAEQCCCPGTYAIFGLALASDSYFPLLREYLKQVDDEHQSVQNHFLLKFVQQYGVHPGTIPTLLDLLQCASDNIKPIKELKAFETAENMALLLENTASLEGYEVEHLCWFIWGAKDKIAALAKKKGPLAEYYTQLITVINS